From one Nocardioides yefusunii genomic stretch:
- a CDS encoding ABC transporter ATP-binding protein, translating to MTMTKQHATDTTTPPARHDGPVLSIRGAHRVHGAGEARVVALAGVDLDVAPGEFVALMGPSGSGKSTLLNLAGGLDTPTHGKVVVEGQDLSELSRDQRARVRRTSVGYVFQSYNLVPALTAVENVALPRELDGVPPAAARADALAALEEVCIAHLARRFPDEMSGGQQQRVAIARGVVGERRLILADEPTGALDTESGEEVLALLRGFADGGVSVVLVTHEARHASWADRVVFLRDGRIVDEASVSGAYGLMEPGSVL from the coding sequence CCCGCCCGTCACGACGGGCCGGTGCTCAGTATCCGCGGTGCGCACCGCGTCCACGGGGCGGGGGAGGCTCGCGTCGTCGCGCTCGCCGGTGTCGACCTCGATGTCGCCCCGGGCGAGTTCGTCGCGCTCATGGGCCCCTCGGGTTCGGGCAAGTCGACCCTGCTCAATCTGGCCGGAGGCCTTGACACCCCGACCCACGGGAAGGTTGTGGTCGAGGGCCAGGATCTCTCCGAGCTCAGCCGCGACCAGCGGGCCCGGGTGCGTCGCACGTCGGTCGGCTACGTCTTCCAGTCCTACAACCTGGTGCCGGCGTTGACCGCGGTCGAGAACGTGGCCCTGCCACGTGAACTCGACGGCGTCCCGCCCGCAGCGGCCCGCGCCGACGCCCTGGCTGCACTGGAGGAGGTCTGCATCGCCCACCTCGCGCGGCGCTTCCCCGACGAGATGTCGGGTGGTCAGCAGCAGCGCGTCGCGATCGCCCGCGGAGTCGTGGGTGAACGACGCCTGATCCTGGCTGACGAGCCCACTGGTGCGCTCGACACCGAGTCGGGTGAGGAGGTCCTGGCGCTGCTGCGCGGGTTCGCCGACGGTGGCGTCTCGGTCGTGCTGGTCACGCATGAGGCGCGGCACGCGTCCTGGGCCGACCGGGTGGTCTTCCTGCGTGACGGCCGGATCGTGGACGAGGCCAGTGTCTCGGGCGCCTACGGTCTGATGGAGCCGGGGAGCGTCCTGTGA
- a CDS encoding ABC transporter permease produces MRGGRRAVLRIAARDARRHPWRSLLVLLLIGLPVAVASGVMVLVSTFEISGAERAARVLAGADAQVWGGGAGNGNSYGDDLPGRSVWEVRDAAYAYDDLDDAMSPDAVAAAVTSRWGDDARLVRWDDGSTVDVRDGDGSREARLLQGDLSDPLVAAQYRLVEGTVPAASGEALVSVGLRARGIDVGDRVQTSLTDAPVTVVGVADDVAAVAVADRALLVAPGTVDLPAVASSWLVERPGGVSEEEVTDLAEVGVTVLSGVVAEASQNHGFGVSADDIAVLILVVTMILIEIALLAGPAFAVTARQQARAVALLTVNGATPVQARRVVTFAAGVLGAMASIGGVVLGVGSAWALVPRIERWSDSLAGPFGVPWLLVLVAALFGVVCAMLAAAVPAWNVSRQDPVAVMAGRRTARAGSLVTSVSAVAGAVALVLGVLITAASTAPAASVGSSAAGITVGVVTVVTGMVLVIPALLGLLARSLEGRSFSLRFAAGDAVRHRSRTVPAVAAVAATVAGVVALGIANASDASEYSSGSYGTLGRDEGRATVHWAPQLWDADQAARLEGTWGQIEQEARDLGATSVTSLVTLSREDLGHFGYYGSEPLPDVLGWAYGAATSRVTVVGDDVDLATLRVAEEDRPDVARALAAGHAVQFVVDYRPEPLETPGMDVGEFPRSERLSLGVPGAGASAEKETLEVDALLVLIRPELEGEMFSPALLPERTARELGLEFQRSALVAEGLPSAEDVHAFSDAVVALAPTASVDSALGYDYGRSGEAAIVMLVIAVGGALLMVIGAVTATALALQDAAPDLATLQAVGAGPRLRRRVAIAHTLVITGVGAVLGVLVGFVPGVAGARAMAGLSNLTIPWLELGLVVVVVPLVTALVVGGFSRSRIDLTRPVE; encoded by the coding sequence GTGAGGGGCGGTCGCCGGGCGGTCCTGAGGATCGCTGCGCGCGATGCCCGTCGCCACCCGTGGCGCAGCCTGCTGGTACTGCTCCTGATCGGGCTGCCCGTGGCCGTGGCCTCGGGAGTGATGGTGCTGGTGAGCACCTTCGAGATCTCCGGCGCAGAACGGGCCGCACGAGTGCTGGCCGGTGCCGACGCCCAGGTGTGGGGCGGGGGCGCCGGCAACGGCAACTCCTACGGTGACGACCTCCCTGGGCGCAGCGTTTGGGAGGTCCGAGACGCTGCCTACGCCTACGACGACCTCGACGACGCAATGTCGCCCGACGCAGTGGCCGCTGCCGTCACCTCGCGGTGGGGCGATGACGCGCGTCTGGTCCGGTGGGACGACGGTTCGACGGTCGACGTCCGTGACGGTGACGGTTCCCGGGAGGCCCGGCTGCTCCAGGGTGACCTGTCCGACCCCCTCGTCGCGGCGCAGTACCGCCTCGTCGAGGGGACGGTCCCTGCCGCGAGCGGTGAGGCACTCGTCTCCGTGGGGTTGCGGGCCCGGGGCATCGACGTGGGCGATCGGGTCCAGACGTCGCTCACCGACGCCCCCGTCACGGTGGTCGGGGTGGCCGATGACGTTGCCGCCGTCGCCGTCGCCGACAGGGCGCTGCTGGTGGCGCCCGGGACCGTCGACCTCCCGGCGGTCGCCAGTAGTTGGCTGGTCGAACGCCCCGGCGGAGTCTCCGAAGAGGAGGTGACGGATCTCGCGGAGGTCGGGGTCACCGTTCTGTCCGGGGTGGTCGCGGAGGCGTCCCAGAACCACGGTTTCGGCGTGAGCGCCGACGACATCGCCGTCCTGATCCTCGTGGTGACGATGATCCTGATCGAGATCGCGTTGCTGGCCGGGCCGGCGTTCGCGGTAACGGCCCGGCAGCAGGCCCGTGCGGTCGCGCTCCTGACCGTCAACGGTGCGACCCCGGTTCAGGCGCGTCGCGTGGTCACGTTCGCGGCAGGTGTGCTGGGTGCGATGGCGAGCATCGGAGGCGTTGTGCTCGGGGTGGGCTCGGCGTGGGCGCTGGTGCCGCGCATCGAACGCTGGAGTGACTCGCTGGCGGGTCCGTTCGGCGTGCCATGGCTGCTGGTCCTGGTCGCGGCGCTATTCGGGGTGGTGTGCGCGATGCTGGCTGCAGCGGTGCCGGCATGGAACGTGTCGCGTCAGGATCCAGTCGCCGTCATGGCCGGGCGGCGTACCGCCCGCGCGGGGTCGTTGGTGACGTCGGTGAGCGCTGTCGCGGGTGCGGTGGCGCTGGTGCTCGGCGTCCTCATCACGGCGGCGTCGACCGCTCCGGCGGCGTCGGTCGGGAGTTCTGCGGCGGGCATCACCGTCGGTGTGGTGACGGTGGTGACGGGGATGGTGCTGGTGATCCCGGCGTTGCTCGGGTTGCTGGCCAGGAGCCTGGAAGGGCGTTCGTTTTCGTTGCGGTTCGCAGCCGGTGACGCGGTGCGGCACCGTTCCCGGACGGTGCCTGCAGTAGCTGCGGTGGCGGCGACGGTCGCTGGTGTCGTCGCCCTGGGGATAGCGAACGCCTCCGACGCCTCGGAGTACTCGTCGGGCTCGTACGGCACGCTCGGCCGGGACGAGGGGCGGGCGACCGTGCATTGGGCTCCGCAGTTGTGGGACGCCGATCAGGCGGCTCGCTTGGAGGGGACCTGGGGCCAGATCGAGCAGGAGGCACGGGACCTCGGAGCCACGTCGGTGACGTCTCTGGTGACGCTGTCACGCGAGGACCTGGGGCACTTCGGCTACTACGGCAGCGAACCGCTTCCCGACGTCTTGGGATGGGCCTACGGTGCAGCCACCAGCCGTGTCACGGTGGTTGGCGACGACGTTGACCTCGCGACGTTGCGGGTGGCCGAGGAGGACCGTCCGGACGTTGCGCGGGCGCTGGCCGCCGGCCACGCCGTGCAGTTCGTCGTGGACTACCGCCCGGAGCCCCTCGAGACACCCGGCATGGACGTGGGGGAGTTTCCCCGCAGCGAACGCCTCTCCCTGGGGGTGCCCGGAGCGGGTGCGTCGGCGGAGAAGGAGACGCTGGAGGTCGACGCGCTGCTGGTCCTGATCCGTCCGGAACTCGAAGGCGAGATGTTCTCCCCCGCCCTCCTGCCGGAGCGGACGGCTCGGGAGCTGGGGCTGGAGTTCCAGAGGTCGGCGCTGGTCGCCGAGGGGTTGCCCTCGGCCGAGGACGTGCATGCGTTCAGTGACGCCGTGGTCGCTCTCGCGCCCACCGCCTCCGTCGACTCCGCACTGGGGTACGACTACGGCCGGAGCGGGGAAGCCGCGATCGTCATGCTCGTGATCGCGGTCGGTGGTGCGCTGCTGATGGTGATCGGAGCGGTGACGGCCACGGCGCTCGCGCTCCAGGACGCCGCTCCGGATCTCGCCACCCTCCAAGCGGTGGGTGCTGGGCCGCGGCTGCGTCGCCGGGTCGCGATCGCGCACACGTTGGTGATCACCGGAGTGGGTGCGGTGCTCGGTGTGTTGGTCGGGTTCGTCCCGGGCGTCGCAGGGGCGAGGGCAATGGCGGGGCTGTCCAACCTGACGATCCCGTGGCTCGAACTGGGGCTGGTCGTCGTGGTGGTCCCGCTGGTGACCGCACTCGTCGTCGGTGGTTTCTCGCGCAGTCGGATAGACCTGACCCGTCCGGTGGAGTGA